A genomic region of Fodinisporobacter ferrooxydans contains the following coding sequences:
- a CDS encoding RNA-binding S4 domain-containing protein yields MRLDKFLKVSRLIKRRTLAKEVCENGRCMLNGRVAKAGSEVHEGDLLAIRFGQRIIEVKIEQLQETARKDLAAQMYNVVSETKSPSGTDRSDEEDGEDEEDDL; encoded by the coding sequence ATGCGCCTTGACAAGTTTTTAAAAGTGTCCCGTTTGATTAAAAGACGGACACTTGCCAAGGAAGTTTGTGAAAATGGGCGTTGTATGCTGAATGGCCGAGTGGCAAAGGCTGGTTCGGAAGTTCATGAAGGAGATTTGTTGGCGATTCGCTTTGGCCAAAGGATCATCGAAGTGAAGATTGAACAGTTGCAAGAAACTGCCCGCAAAGATTTGGCAGCTCAAATGTATAACGTTGTGTCGGAGACCAAATCGCCGTCCGGAACAGATCGTTCGGACGAAGAGGATGGCGAAGACGAAGAGGATGACCTGTAA
- a CDS encoding peptidylprolyl isomerase: protein MLLNKYKSRIRLLSVMVGISLMVPLTGCGATGTQPTTNSPVVATYKGGQITQTELDKEYDIQRLLVNPSYPTTNQFKENFLKEYITLYKVIEPEAKKANVQVDKTQVDSMVQNFKQRLLEMVYQNNQKALDDQMTKLHVTDTDIRNWALDTMYIDSYRMNKTKDAKISDADLKKYYEEHKADFTTVTVEQILLKTEAEAKQVEAQLKAGANFADLAKKVSIDPSAKQNGGQFKDVSPSQFVDSFKNACLTLPIGQISDPVHSQYGYHIIKVDARTIQPLDQVKQQVLADIQKNNWNSFVQTSEANAGIKITLPKEQSTSGQTPNTKQPSPSGSSTNSNSTKK from the coding sequence ATGTTGCTCAATAAATATAAGTCGCGGATCCGATTGCTATCCGTGATGGTTGGGATTTCTTTGATGGTACCATTAACCGGGTGTGGTGCGACAGGGACGCAGCCAACCACAAACAGCCCTGTCGTAGCAACATATAAGGGTGGGCAAATTACACAAACAGAGTTGGATAAGGAATATGATATTCAGCGACTGCTCGTGAATCCGTCCTATCCTACCACCAATCAATTTAAGGAAAACTTTTTAAAAGAATATATCACGTTATATAAAGTCATTGAGCCGGAAGCAAAAAAGGCAAATGTGCAAGTTGATAAAACACAAGTGGACAGCATGGTTCAAAACTTTAAACAACGTTTGCTTGAAATGGTTTATCAAAACAATCAGAAAGCCCTTGATGATCAGATGACAAAACTGCATGTAACGGATACGGATATTCGCAATTGGGCGCTTGATACGATGTACATCGATAGTTATCGAATGAATAAAACGAAAGATGCAAAGATATCAGATGCGGATCTGAAAAAATATTATGAGGAACATAAAGCGGATTTTACAACAGTAACGGTTGAGCAGATTTTGCTGAAAACGGAAGCAGAGGCAAAGCAAGTGGAAGCGCAGCTAAAAGCGGGTGCAAACTTTGCAGACTTGGCCAAAAAAGTATCCATAGATCCTTCTGCAAAACAAAATGGCGGACAGTTTAAAGATGTTTCACCGAGTCAATTTGTCGATTCCTTTAAGAATGCATGTTTGACTTTGCCGATCGGACAAATCAGTGATCCTGTACACTCCCAATATGGGTATCACATCATAAAAGTGGATGCACGGACAATACAGCCGCTGGATCAAGTGAAGCAACAGGTTTTGGCAGACATACAAAAGAATAATTGGAATTCGTTTGTACAAACATCTGAAGCAAATGCAGGTATAAAAATCACATTGCCCAAAGAGCAAAGTACTTCCGGTCAAACTCCGAATACGAAACAGCCTTCGCCATCCGGTTCGTCTACCAATTCAAACAGCACTAAAAAATAA
- a CDS encoding FtsB family cell division protein produces the protein MYSRSDDSRVIPLTTKQQTTPFFRRLPKIQVIIILAFFIWACYTYFFIQLPNMHKLGLERQQLSQKLADIELKNTQLQETIKKLNDDAYISELARVKYNMKKPGDVILNP, from the coding sequence ATGTACAGCCGTTCTGATGATTCAAGGGTAATTCCTTTAACCACGAAACAGCAAACGACCCCTTTTTTTAGGAGATTGCCTAAAATTCAAGTGATTATCATTTTAGCTTTCTTTATTTGGGCTTGCTATACGTATTTTTTTATCCAGTTGCCGAATATGCATAAACTAGGACTGGAAAGACAACAATTAAGTCAGAAACTAGCGGATATCGAACTTAAAAATACCCAATTGCAAGAAACCATCAAGAAATTGAATGATGATGCATATATTAGTGAATTGGCAAGAGTCAAGTACAATATGAAAAAACCGGGAGACGTTATTCTGAATCCATAA
- the mfd gene encoding transcription-repair coupling factor yields MHSLLHFIQNDRDFQAILQAVDQKLPEQLITGLAGSARHVYIAGLFAKLQRPLLVVTHSMQQAQQIYEDLIELLPDSTVSLFPEREIGFVDLIAYSPDLAGQRIQVMDLLTRSTSAITIAPLAAVHQPLVPKEAFRQFSIRLAVGQSIDLNHVLEQLVSMGYERVDMVETRGEFSVRGGILDIYPLNMEHAIRIELFDIEVDSIRYVDTVTQRSLEKVEVVDILPAGEILAESKRIKALANVVSGKWQSYRERIHDLELQERMNEYIQADIEKMQQGMPFPALLKYIHLLFPEHATILDYFGKDAIMILDEPTRLREVGRQLEREETNWQMAALERGELLPGLLPDPNYIQIFEWKQMQKIFMALFLRQVPGMAPRNIVNISAKTTQNFHGQMNLLKTEVDRWKKTKFQVVFLAGTRERAERLQRVLEDYHMETDFVSRWDETLLGSSRPILFVGNLQGGFELTMQHLVVITETEVFSNKKKARKTRNISDAQRIKNYQDLKVGDYVVHINHGIGQYLGVETLEIDGIHKDYLHLKYAGNDKLYVPVEQIDQVQKYVGSEEKDPKLYHLGGTEWARVKSKVTKSVRDIAQDLIQLYAERQATPGHAFSKDGPWQSEFEAMFPYEETTDQLKCIREIKKDMEQPRPMDRLLCGDVGYGKTEVAVRAAFKAVMDGYQVAVLVPTTILAQQHFETFRERFSGFPVQVEVVSRFKSRKQMTESIKKLKAGTIDIIIGTHRILNKDVAFKNLGLLIIDEEQRFGVSHKEKLKALKTNVDCLTLTATPIPRTLHMSMLGIRDLSVIETPPENRFPVQTYVVEYSEVIVREAIERELGRGGQVYFLFNRVNGIEQMADRIRQLVPEARVSVGHGRMGEEDLERVMLDFLQGDSDVLVSTTIIETGIDIPNVNTLIVYDADHMGLSQLYQLRGRVGRSNRIAYSYFTYQKDKVLTEVAEKRLQAIKEFTELGSGFKIAMRDLSIRGAGSLLGAEQHGHIASVGFDMYSEMLSQAVKELKGEMVQRVENPQIEIAVDAYIPSTYITDPMQKIEIYKKFVAARSIEDVVDLEEEIEDRFGDIPEEVRNLLMITKLRAYAIEYDFVSIVQQGHDVQMKLHERQNRQIDGEKLFILTNTFSNRMKLVAGQNILVTLRVKGLNSKETLKLLEQFMEVYKSVRKDQKEFQNVAQ; encoded by the coding sequence TTGCATTCCTTACTGCACTTTATACAGAATGATAGGGATTTTCAGGCAATTCTTCAAGCTGTGGATCAAAAGTTGCCAGAACAATTGATAACAGGTTTAGCCGGTTCTGCCAGACATGTCTATATCGCCGGGCTGTTTGCAAAATTGCAGCGGCCTCTTCTTGTTGTTACACATTCCATGCAGCAAGCACAGCAGATTTACGAAGATTTAATAGAACTTTTGCCAGATTCTACAGTTTCCTTATTCCCGGAGAGAGAGATTGGTTTTGTAGATTTAATCGCATATAGCCCGGATTTGGCTGGGCAGCGGATTCAGGTGATGGATCTTTTGACACGATCCACTTCGGCGATTACGATTGCACCGTTAGCGGCTGTTCATCAACCGTTGGTTCCAAAAGAGGCATTTCGTCAATTTAGTATCCGGCTTGCAGTCGGACAATCCATTGATTTGAATCATGTTTTGGAACAACTCGTTTCGATGGGGTATGAACGTGTCGATATGGTAGAAACACGGGGGGAATTTAGTGTTCGCGGCGGTATTCTGGATATTTATCCACTGAATATGGAGCATGCGATACGGATCGAACTTTTCGATATAGAAGTCGATTCCATACGATATGTGGATACAGTGACACAGCGTTCGTTAGAAAAAGTAGAAGTAGTTGATATATTGCCTGCCGGAGAAATTCTTGCAGAAAGTAAAAGGATCAAAGCGCTTGCGAATGTCGTTTCAGGCAAGTGGCAATCCTATCGGGAACGCATTCATGATTTGGAATTGCAAGAACGGATGAATGAATATATACAAGCAGATATCGAGAAAATGCAACAAGGCATGCCATTTCCGGCGCTGTTGAAGTATATTCATCTATTATTTCCCGAACATGCTACAATTCTCGACTATTTTGGCAAGGATGCAATTATGATTTTGGATGAACCCACTCGTCTCCGGGAAGTAGGCCGTCAGTTGGAACGAGAGGAAACGAACTGGCAAATGGCCGCATTAGAACGTGGCGAGCTGCTGCCTGGTCTCTTGCCCGATCCCAATTATATACAGATATTTGAATGGAAGCAGATGCAAAAAATCTTTATGGCGCTTTTTCTTCGACAAGTTCCAGGTATGGCCCCTCGTAATATTGTGAACATTTCGGCGAAGACAACACAAAATTTCCATGGACAAATGAATCTATTGAAAACGGAAGTGGATCGCTGGAAGAAGACGAAGTTTCAAGTTGTTTTTTTGGCTGGGACACGAGAGCGGGCAGAACGATTGCAGCGAGTACTCGAAGATTATCATATGGAGACTGACTTCGTTTCCAGGTGGGATGAAACTTTACTTGGGTCAAGCCGGCCTATTTTGTTTGTGGGCAATTTGCAGGGTGGATTCGAGTTAACGATGCAGCATTTGGTCGTTATTACAGAGACTGAAGTGTTTTCAAATAAGAAAAAAGCTCGTAAGACTCGTAATATTTCCGACGCACAGAGAATTAAAAATTATCAGGATCTCAAAGTTGGCGATTACGTTGTACACATCAATCATGGAATCGGTCAGTATCTTGGTGTCGAAACTCTCGAAATCGATGGAATTCATAAAGACTATTTGCATCTAAAATATGCCGGCAACGATAAATTGTATGTACCGGTTGAACAGATCGATCAGGTACAAAAATATGTAGGCAGTGAAGAAAAGGATCCCAAACTTTATCATCTTGGCGGTACGGAGTGGGCTCGCGTAAAAAGCAAGGTAACCAAGTCAGTCCGTGATATCGCACAAGATTTGATTCAATTATATGCCGAAAGACAAGCAACTCCCGGTCATGCATTTAGCAAGGACGGCCCATGGCAAAGTGAGTTTGAAGCCATGTTTCCATACGAGGAAACAACCGATCAATTAAAGTGCATTCGGGAAATCAAAAAAGACATGGAGCAGCCTCGTCCGATGGATCGCTTATTGTGCGGTGATGTAGGATACGGCAAGACAGAAGTCGCGGTACGGGCTGCATTTAAAGCGGTCATGGATGGGTATCAAGTAGCTGTATTGGTACCTACTACAATCTTGGCGCAACAGCATTTTGAAACATTTCGCGAACGGTTTTCAGGATTTCCTGTTCAAGTGGAAGTTGTCAGCCGTTTTAAATCCCGCAAACAAATGACGGAATCCATCAAAAAATTAAAGGCCGGAACGATCGATATTATTATTGGGACACATCGAATCTTAAACAAAGATGTGGCATTCAAAAATCTTGGGCTGCTAATCATTGATGAAGAGCAGAGATTTGGAGTTTCGCACAAAGAAAAATTAAAAGCGCTAAAGACAAATGTGGATTGTTTGACATTAACAGCGACACCGATTCCTCGTACTCTGCACATGTCGATGCTTGGAATCCGTGATTTATCTGTCATAGAAACTCCACCGGAAAATCGTTTTCCTGTTCAAACGTATGTGGTAGAATACAGTGAAGTGATCGTCCGGGAAGCCATTGAAAGGGAACTTGGACGTGGCGGACAAGTGTACTTTTTGTTTAACAGAGTCAATGGCATCGAACAAATGGCAGATCGGATTCGCCAGTTGGTTCCTGAGGCACGTGTATCTGTCGGACATGGACGAATGGGAGAAGAAGATCTTGAACGAGTCATGCTCGATTTTTTGCAAGGTGACAGCGATGTGCTTGTTTCCACTACGATCATTGAAACGGGAATTGATATTCCGAATGTCAATACGTTGATCGTTTATGATGCAGATCATATGGGATTGTCACAACTCTATCAATTGCGCGGCCGTGTCGGCAGATCGAACCGCATTGCCTATTCGTATTTTACTTACCAAAAAGATAAAGTGCTGACAGAAGTGGCGGAAAAACGGTTGCAAGCAATTAAGGAATTTACGGAGCTGGGAAGCGGTTTTAAGATCGCTATGCGGGATCTCTCGATTCGCGGTGCGGGAAGCCTTCTGGGAGCAGAGCAGCATGGTCATATTGCGTCTGTCGGGTTTGACATGTATAGTGAGATGCTGTCACAAGCCGTAAAAGAATTAAAAGGTGAAATGGTCCAAAGAGTGGAAAATCCGCAGATTGAAATAGCTGTCGATGCATATATTCCATCTACCTATATTACAGACCCCATGCAAAAAATTGAGATTTATAAGAAATTTGTGGCGGCAAGAAGCATTGAGGATGTCGTCGATCTGGAAGAGGAAATCGAAGACCGTTTTGGTGATATACCGGAAGAAGTACGAAATCTGCTCATGATCACGAAGCTAAGGGCATATGCCATCGAGTACGATTTTGTATCCATTGTGCAACAGGGCCACGATGTACAGATGAAGTTGCATGAACGGCAAAATCGTCAAATTGATGGGGAAAAGCTTTTTATTTTGACGAATACGTTTTCCAATCGAATGAAGCTTGTAGCCGGTCAAAATATTCTTGTGACTTTACGAGTCAAAGGGTTAAATTCAAAAGAAACATTGAAACTGCTGGAACAGTTTATGGAAGTTTACAAATCGGTCAGAAAAGATCAGAAGGAGTTTCAAAATGTTGCTCAATAA
- the yabP gene encoding sporulation protein YabP, whose product MADDKFRNKQYERHEIVVLNRQAIEVSGVMNVESFDSHEFVLQTNYGLLAIHGENLHIKTLSLETGVVAIEGMVYDFGYFDDGMSPAAKAKGFLGKLFK is encoded by the coding sequence ATGGCCGATGATAAATTTCGCAATAAACAATACGAGCGGCACGAAATCGTCGTCCTGAATCGACAAGCAATTGAGGTATCAGGCGTTATGAATGTGGAAAGTTTCGATAGTCATGAGTTTGTTTTGCAGACGAACTATGGATTACTCGCCATTCATGGGGAAAATCTCCATATTAAAACACTGAGTTTGGAGACAGGCGTAGTTGCAATCGAAGGAATGGTTTATGATTTTGGCTATTTTGATGATGGGATGAGCCCGGCAGCAAAAGCAAAAGGGTTTTTAGGAAAATTATTTAAGTAA
- the yabQ gene encoding spore cortex biosynthesis protein YabQ: MTLEAQYMTMVAMTLSGAFMGALYDIYRILLREWKILKFFGPLADFLFWLAGFLFVFTALLWANHGDLRIYVFVILLIGYGLYRLLLQTFVVKSTMTIVHFIQFLIRTIYQLIIVLLVKPLLALYRVLLVLLRVLSRVGYVLEGGILWPFGLAWRILRWLFTPLFKSTQKILKKPYKKIEGFYQYLSKWFQSKE, encoded by the coding sequence GTGACTCTTGAAGCTCAGTATATGACGATGGTTGCCATGACTTTGAGCGGTGCCTTTATGGGAGCGCTCTACGATATATATCGAATTTTGTTGCGGGAATGGAAAATACTTAAATTTTTTGGCCCGTTGGCAGATTTCCTTTTTTGGTTAGCGGGCTTTCTATTCGTATTCACCGCATTGCTTTGGGCAAATCACGGAGACTTGCGCATATATGTATTTGTGATCTTATTGATCGGGTATGGTTTGTACCGATTGCTATTACAGACATTCGTAGTGAAAAGTACAATGACAATTGTACACTTTATACAATTTTTGATTCGTACGATCTATCAGTTAATTATTGTTTTGCTCGTAAAACCACTCCTTGCATTGTATCGAGTCTTGCTTGTTTTGCTGCGCGTGCTTTCGAGAGTTGGTTATGTATTGGAAGGAGGTATATTATGGCCTTTCGGGTTAGCCTGGCGTATTCTTCGATGGCTGTTTACCCCACTGTTCAAATCAACTCAAAAAATATTAAAAAAACCTTATAAGAAAATAGAAGGGTTTTACCAATACTTGTCGAAATGGTTTCAAAGCAAAGAATAA
- a CDS encoding putative polysaccharide biosynthesis protein produces the protein MSSRNVFIRGAFVLGIAAMLSKLLGSVYTIFLQNIIGDRGIGLYQMAYPIYATLLNFSTAGFPIAISKFVAERLAIGDDQGAKKVFRISLFVLAISGLFFFVLLFGSASFYAKLSGDPAAKYAIQAIAPALLVVPIMSALRGYFQGWQTMEPTATSQVIEQLIRVATILIGSVWLLQLGFGTEIAAAGAAFGAVTGAIAGLITLLIVAWRKRNVFLYRSSMRVVASESTGRIIQQLVYYALPISLGALVVPLMNNVDVLTVVNELKQSGASQMQATEMFGLLTGRAFKLMMLPATFATAIGAALMPAIASAKAVNNTFLIKNRIDMAMRMTMLMGMPAAVGLCLLARPVDTMLFKTSDGWDTIAIMSLGILFSTVQVTSSAVLQGLGNVYIPVANMMFGAVVKYVLNVILVPLYGINGAAWATVLSYFVACMLNLWSVYHRTHISFDLKAWLIRPSLSVFFMGVAVFAALRQFGPFVWTLELSNRMASSVLTVTTILIGIAVYGIGLFATGSVSRREVESVPRLGPGLARFCSRIGLLR, from the coding sequence ATGTCAAGTCGAAATGTATTTATTCGTGGCGCATTCGTGCTTGGAATTGCTGCCATGCTATCCAAATTGCTTGGTTCTGTTTACACGATCTTTCTGCAAAATATTATTGGCGATCGGGGAATCGGATTATACCAAATGGCGTATCCGATTTATGCAACCTTGCTTAATTTTTCCACGGCAGGATTTCCAATTGCTATTTCCAAGTTTGTGGCGGAGCGGCTTGCAATTGGTGATGACCAAGGTGCAAAAAAGGTATTCCGAATCAGTTTGTTTGTATTGGCCATTAGCGGTTTGTTCTTTTTTGTGCTGTTATTTGGGTCGGCATCCTTTTATGCCAAGCTTTCCGGTGATCCTGCCGCCAAATATGCAATACAAGCCATTGCTCCTGCTTTATTGGTCGTTCCCATAATGAGCGCATTGCGGGGATATTTTCAGGGATGGCAAACGATGGAGCCGACTGCAACTTCACAAGTCATCGAGCAATTGATCCGTGTTGCCACCATCCTGATTGGATCCGTTTGGTTGTTGCAATTAGGTTTTGGCACGGAAATTGCTGCAGCCGGGGCCGCCTTTGGCGCTGTTACGGGTGCGATTGCGGGCCTTATCACGTTGCTGATCGTTGCCTGGAGAAAACGCAACGTTTTTTTATATCGCAGTTCTATGCGAGTGGTTGCTTCTGAGTCAACAGGAAGGATTATTCAACAATTGGTCTATTATGCGTTGCCCATCAGCCTCGGAGCACTTGTTGTGCCTTTGATGAATAATGTAGATGTTTTGACGGTTGTCAATGAACTCAAGCAGAGCGGTGCTAGTCAGATGCAAGCGACCGAAATGTTTGGGTTGCTGACTGGCAGGGCGTTTAAACTCATGATGTTGCCGGCAACATTTGCTACAGCGATTGGAGCTGCACTGATGCCTGCCATCGCATCAGCCAAGGCGGTCAACAATACGTTTTTAATAAAAAACCGCATTGATATGGCAATGCGCATGACCATGTTGATGGGAATGCCTGCGGCAGTAGGATTATGTCTATTGGCAAGGCCGGTAGATACGATGCTGTTTAAAACAAGCGATGGGTGGGATACGATCGCCATTATGTCGCTTGGGATCCTTTTTAGCACCGTTCAAGTGACTTCTTCTGCAGTTTTACAAGGATTAGGGAATGTATATATACCAGTCGCTAATATGATGTTCGGTGCAGTCGTGAAATATGTATTGAATGTGATTCTTGTACCCCTGTATGGCATAAACGGTGCTGCATGGGCAACTGTTCTTAGTTATTTTGTCGCGTGTATGTTAAATTTATGGAGTGTGTATCATAGAACACATATAAGCTTTGATCTCAAGGCTTGGCTGATACGTCCATCCCTATCCGTATTTTTTATGGGTGTGGCTGTTTTTGCGGCGCTTCGGCAGTTTGGACCATTCGTTTGGACGCTGGAACTATCGAATCGAATGGCCAGCAGTGTACTAACAGTCACGACAATATTGATTGGCATTGCCGTTTATGGAATTGGCTTGTTTGCGACAGGAAGCGTCAGCAGACGAGAGGTGGAATCTGTGCCTAGACTGGGGCCTGGACTTGCCAGATTCTGCAGTCGGATCGGTTTGTTGCGTTAA
- a CDS encoding anti-sigma-F factor Fin produces MRIIYYCKYCKSNIGQIDGQVDPSRLGFQSLTLDERADIITYNQDEDSTYVKTICDYCQSALETHPELSLVSNPLQ; encoded by the coding sequence ATGCGAATTATATATTATTGCAAGTATTGCAAATCCAATATTGGTCAAATTGACGGACAGGTAGATCCAAGCCGCTTAGGCTTTCAATCATTGACGCTTGATGAACGGGCCGATATAATTACCTATAATCAGGATGAAGATAGTACGTATGTTAAAACAATATGTGATTACTGTCAGTCGGCACTTGAGACACATCCTGAATTGTCACTCGTGAGCAACCCGTTGCAATAA
- the spoVT gene encoding stage V sporulation protein T: MKATGIVRRIDDLGRVVIPKEIRRTLRIREGDPLEIFVDRDGEVILKKYSPIGELGEFAKEYADSLSETLGHTTLITDRDTVIAVSGSSKKDYMQKSIGSDVEKSMDERKTMMNSVNGEFSITRDRTEPFSSCVIAPIIAGGDPIGTVVILSRDEGVKMGDLEKKLAETAAGFLAKQMEQ, from the coding sequence ATGAAAGCTACAGGAATCGTACGTCGTATTGATGATTTGGGTCGAGTAGTCATACCAAAGGAAATTCGTCGCACGTTACGCATTCGTGAAGGAGATCCCTTAGAAATTTTTGTAGACCGTGACGGTGAAGTAATTTTGAAAAAATACTCACCCATTGGTGAACTTGGCGAATTTGCTAAAGAATATGCGGATTCATTAAGTGAAACATTAGGTCACACGACATTAATTACGGATCGTGATACAGTCATCGCCGTCTCCGGCTCATCGAAAAAAGACTATATGCAGAAATCCATCGGTTCCGATGTGGAAAAATCCATGGATGAGCGTAAAACGATGATGAATTCGGTAAATGGAGAGTTTTCCATCACTCGTGACCGGACAGAGCCGTTCAGTTCATGTGTAATTGCTCCAATCATCGCAGGCGGTGACCCGATCGGAACGGTTGTTATTTTATCCCGCGACGAAGGTGTCAAGATGGGTGATCTTGAGAAAAAGCTCGCTGAAACAGCTGCTGGATTTCTTGCCAAGCAAATGGAACAATAG
- a CDS encoding HU family DNA-binding protein, which translates to MNKIELIAKVAEKSGLTKKDAEVAVNSLLDTISEALASGDKVQLIGFGTFETRKRSARSGRNPQTGEVIEIPESVVPAFKPGNKLKEATK; encoded by the coding sequence ATGAACAAAATAGAACTGATTGCTAAAGTTGCTGAAAAAAGTGGTTTAACGAAAAAGGATGCGGAAGTTGCGGTCAACAGTTTGTTAGATACAATTTCGGAAGCTTTAGCGAGTGGGGATAAAGTACAATTGATCGGGTTTGGTACTTTTGAAACCCGTAAACGCTCTGCACGCAGCGGCCGTAATCCGCAAACGGGCGAAGTGATAGAAATTCCGGAGTCTGTAGTTCCAGCTTTCAAGCCTGGCAACAAATTGAAAGAAGCCACAAAATAA
- the mazG gene encoding nucleoside triphosphate pyrophosphohydrolase, with the protein MKIIQVVGLGPGSIDTIPVGSLEILRQASHIILRTERHPIVEQLRKQGIRFSTCDDLYDSKPTFSEVYQSIVDRLFFQVEQFHQIVYAVPGHPGIAETTVKRLKEQAKQRNICIEIGPGKSFLDDLLEKVGVDPADGLLLLDGTDLQAHMLDPGIATLIMQVYNRDVASDVKLTLMEQYPDEYQVVMAHSVGINDKEQFVKCPLYEIDRLADIDHLTTLFVPATTDASIINRQFSTLIDIVRQLRSPEGCPWDRKQTHQTLRKYMLEEAYEVADAIDRDVPADLCEELGDVLLQVALHSQIGTEEGTFTIHDTIASINEKMIRRHPHVFSDMHVQSAVQVIQNWEQIKQQEKAEKGQVADSSFLHSIPSILPAMQMAYQLQKKAAMVGFEWEAIEDVKKKVKEEWAELWEAVERNDETSIQHEFGDLLFAAINLARYLKLDPESALASTNQKFRNRFSYIEKQLANAGIKLGESSLEKMDKLWNEAKKFEQTE; encoded by the coding sequence GTGAAAATAATACAGGTAGTCGGTTTAGGACCGGGATCGATCGACACGATTCCGGTTGGAAGTTTGGAGATTTTGCGGCAGGCTTCTCACATCATTTTACGCACGGAACGCCATCCGATCGTAGAGCAATTGCGTAAACAGGGGATACGATTTTCCACTTGTGATGATTTATATGATTCCAAGCCAACCTTTTCAGAAGTTTACCAATCGATTGTTGACAGACTGTTTTTTCAGGTAGAACAATTTCACCAAATCGTATATGCAGTACCTGGACATCCGGGTATTGCTGAAACAACGGTCAAACGATTAAAGGAACAAGCCAAACAAAGAAACATTTGTATAGAAATCGGACCCGGGAAAAGCTTTTTAGATGATCTGCTTGAGAAAGTGGGAGTGGATCCCGCGGATGGGTTATTGCTGCTGGATGGAACGGATTTGCAAGCACATATGTTGGATCCAGGTATTGCTACTCTGATTATGCAAGTATACAATCGTGATGTAGCGTCAGACGTAAAATTGACTCTTATGGAACAGTATCCGGATGAATATCAAGTCGTCATGGCACACTCCGTCGGCATAAATGATAAAGAACAATTTGTAAAATGTCCGCTGTACGAGATCGATCGTCTCGCCGATATCGATCATTTGACAACATTGTTTGTGCCTGCTACAACAGATGCAAGCATAATAAACCGGCAATTTTCTACGTTGATCGATATTGTAAGACAATTGCGGAGCCCGGAAGGATGTCCTTGGGATCGCAAACAAACACACCAAACGTTGCGGAAATATATGTTGGAGGAGGCATATGAAGTTGCAGATGCGATTGATCGCGATGTACCTGCAGATTTATGTGAAGAGTTAGGAGATGTGCTGCTGCAGGTTGCGTTACATAGTCAGATTGGAACGGAAGAAGGCACATTTACGATACATGATACGATTGCATCGATCAATGAGAAGATGATTCGCCGCCATCCCCACGTTTTTTCTGATATGCACGTCCAATCGGCCGTTCAAGTCATACAAAATTGGGAACAAATAAAACAACAGGAGAAAGCGGAAAAGGGACAAGTCGCAGATTCATCTTTTTTGCATTCCATTCCGTCCATATTGCCGGCGATGCAAATGGCGTATCAACTACAAAAAAAGGCCGCGATGGTAGGGTTCGAATGGGAAGCAATCGAAGATGTGAAGAAAAAAGTGAAAGAAGAATGGGCTGAATTGTGGGAAGCTGTTGAAAGGAACGATGAAACTTCGATTCAGCATGAATTCGGCGATTTGCTTTTCGCAGCCATCAATTTGGCTCGATATCTGAAACTGGACCCAGAATCGGCATTAGCCTCGACAAATCAAAAATTTCGCAATCGTTTTTCTTATATTGAAAAGCAACTTGCCAACGCAGGAATCAAATTGGGAGAATCATCCTTGGAAAAAATGGACAAGCTTTGGAATGAAGCAAAAAAATTCGAACAAACTGAGTAA